The proteins below come from a single Afipia felis ATCC 53690 genomic window:
- a CDS encoding molybdopterin oxidoreductase family protein, with the protein MARQGKQNYTRLTEPLVRKNGVLQPASWDEALDCAAEGFLRNREKHGPDAFGMFSCSRSTNELNFIAQKFARAVIGTNNIDSCNRTUHAPSVAGLVTVFGAGGGTSSYREAEDADLLVFWGSNAREAHPIFFHHALKAIHKGAKVYSVDPRRAKTAEWADAWLGLDVGTDVALAYGIGREIIHAGLTNEAFIENATTGFKDYVAACEPWTLEATSRETGVPAELIRQLAHDYAKAERAQICWTLGITEHHNGTDNVRSLCNLALLTGHVGRWGSGLVPLRGQNNVQGGGDMGAIPKNLPGFQDVGNAEHRAKFERLWNVTMPPKYGMTLSEMMHAMDEGHLTNLYIVGENPVQSDADSNAVGKRLENLDHVVVQDIFLTKTATYAHVVLPSAAAWCESEGTFTNSERRVQRVRKALEPPGNAKDDIEIIRLVAERMGYHWPIQTAEQVWDDLRAVSPNHHGMSYRMLEERGGLQWPFPDENGPETSFLHARLWDKDPEKRGRLAPFGTPKHSLPVDKLDEEFPLRLTTGRRLTDYNTGVQSGGFNSPIRFGACIDLSPEDMARLDVSEGEWVRVSSRRGSVLAPVRKEPGLRPGLLFMACNFPDEVDVNALTIEANDPIAGTAEFKATAVRVEKTNEVPTWERNAFAKLEAAE; encoded by the coding sequence ATGGCCAGACAAGGCAAGCAGAACTACACGCGACTCACCGAGCCGCTGGTTCGTAAAAACGGTGTGCTGCAACCTGCCTCTTGGGATGAAGCGCTTGATTGCGCTGCCGAAGGCTTTCTTCGTAACCGCGAGAAGCACGGCCCCGACGCGTTCGGCATGTTCTCTTGCTCCCGCTCGACCAATGAGCTGAACTTCATTGCCCAGAAGTTTGCTCGCGCGGTGATCGGCACCAACAACATCGATTCCTGTAATCGAACTTGACACGCTCCTAGCGTCGCCGGTCTGGTGACGGTATTCGGAGCTGGCGGTGGTACCTCTTCTTATCGCGAAGCTGAAGATGCGGATTTGCTTGTCTTCTGGGGCTCCAATGCCCGCGAAGCGCATCCGATTTTCTTTCATCACGCGCTGAAAGCGATTCATAAAGGGGCCAAGGTTTATTCGGTCGACCCGCGCCGTGCCAAAACGGCCGAGTGGGCTGACGCGTGGCTCGGCCTCGACGTCGGCACTGACGTTGCGTTGGCCTACGGTATCGGTCGTGAGATCATCCATGCCGGATTGACCAACGAGGCGTTCATTGAGAACGCGACCACCGGATTCAAAGATTACGTCGCCGCCTGTGAGCCATGGACACTGGAAGCCACCTCCCGCGAGACTGGGGTGCCTGCGGAGTTGATCCGCCAGCTCGCGCACGACTACGCAAAGGCAGAGCGTGCGCAGATTTGCTGGACGCTCGGTATCACGGAACACCACAACGGCACGGACAACGTGAGGTCGCTGTGTAACCTCGCACTGCTTACCGGCCATGTCGGCCGGTGGGGCTCAGGCTTGGTTCCGTTGCGCGGCCAGAACAACGTCCAGGGCGGCGGCGACATGGGGGCGATCCCCAAGAACCTGCCGGGATTCCAGGACGTCGGAAATGCCGAACATCGCGCGAAATTCGAGCGTCTGTGGAATGTCACGATGCCGCCGAAATACGGCATGACGCTTTCGGAAATGATGCACGCGATGGATGAGGGGCATCTCACCAACCTCTACATCGTGGGCGAGAACCCGGTGCAGTCCGACGCCGACTCCAACGCGGTAGGTAAGCGTCTGGAGAACCTGGATCACGTGGTCGTGCAGGATATCTTCCTTACAAAGACTGCGACATACGCTCATGTTGTGCTTCCGTCCGCCGCAGCGTGGTGTGAAAGCGAAGGCACCTTCACGAACAGCGAACGGCGCGTCCAGCGCGTGCGAAAAGCACTGGAGCCGCCCGGAAACGCGAAGGACGACATCGAGATCATACGATTGGTGGCAGAGCGTATGGGATATCACTGGCCCATACAGACTGCGGAGCAGGTCTGGGACGATCTGCGCGCGGTTTCGCCGAACCACCACGGAATGTCCTACCGGATGCTCGAGGAGCGGGGCGGATTGCAGTGGCCTTTCCCCGATGAGAACGGCCCTGAAACATCGTTCCTGCACGCTCGGCTTTGGGACAAAGATCCCGAGAAGCGCGGACGGCTCGCGCCGTTCGGTACGCCCAAACACAGCCTGCCGGTGGACAAGCTCGATGAGGAATTCCCGCTGCGCCTGACGACAGGGCGGCGGCTCACCGACTACAACACCGGCGTGCAGTCCGGCGGCTTCAACTCGCCAATCCGATTTGGCGCTTGCATTGATCTCTCTCCGGAGGACATGGCTCGGCTCGACGTCAGTGAAGGAGAGTGGGTCCGGGTGAGCTCGCGCCGCGGATCGGTGCTGGCACCCGTGCGCAAGGAGCCGGGGCTACGTCCGGGATTGCTCTTCATGGCCTGCAATTTCCCCGACGAGGTGGACGTCAACGCGCTCACCATCGAGGCAAATGACCCGATCGCCGGAACGGCCGAGTTCAAGGCGACAGCGGTCAGGGTGGAGAAGACTAACGAAGTTCCGACTTGGGAGAGAAATGCTTTCGCCAAGCTCGAGGCTGCGGAATAG
- a CDS encoding porin encodes MRKQLLAGTACATLCVIAFQTSTHAATLDDVMKRLDKLERENADLRAKINHKTVVQRDKSGKPIVESSVVTHAKPAPSPGPVAQRTIFGMPVKAGAFGPLVDNTTVQLYGHFDLSGDLLNSTVYDQGTKLAIGSNLSYFGFRVRHNLSPYGYDGWAVVAQMEAQIDVAAAPNERAALGSRDSYVGLEGPWGAIKAGKTQTPYKLATSAMDPFSGTLGDYNSIMGNTGGDNRAEFDWRMNHSVWYESPIWNGFQMSALFSPGQNYAKDNSDFSYGDYSQCNGASTRGSGSNFPTIALGDRGCNDGSFGNAYSAALKYKNGGFTAIAAYELHENTNRQGDDNTGVANAGAPPIVLPDGSIVSTGIHNEWAAKVGGGYRFNTGPGDLQLNAVYEWIRRDVTPAQQPFNERSKDDVFVSATQYFGKWAISGSYTHAFKTPGNPALLSVNVAGLADTPSVQANLYSDAANQYAIGARYRFNNWASWYVVASELTQGKGGHYCLGPSGHAYALCGRDANNNVIGGATLKAATTGLTFDF; translated from the coding sequence ATGAGGAAACAGCTTCTGGCAGGGACGGCTTGTGCAACACTATGCGTCATTGCATTCCAGACGAGCACACATGCTGCGACGCTCGACGATGTGATGAAGCGTCTTGATAAACTTGAACGCGAAAACGCAGATCTGCGGGCAAAGATCAATCACAAGACCGTCGTGCAGAGAGACAAGAGCGGCAAGCCAATTGTCGAAAGCAGCGTGGTCACCCATGCCAAGCCAGCGCCTTCGCCAGGGCCTGTGGCCCAGCGGACGATATTCGGGATGCCGGTGAAGGCCGGCGCTTTTGGACCTCTCGTCGACAATACGACGGTTCAGCTCTATGGCCACTTTGATCTTTCGGGCGATCTGCTGAACTCAACCGTTTACGATCAGGGAACGAAGCTCGCGATCGGCAGCAATCTTTCATATTTCGGCTTCAGGGTACGGCACAATCTTTCTCCATATGGGTACGACGGATGGGCAGTGGTTGCCCAGATGGAAGCTCAAATAGACGTTGCAGCGGCTCCAAACGAACGTGCTGCTTTGGGAAGTCGTGATTCCTATGTTGGGTTGGAGGGGCCGTGGGGTGCAATCAAGGCGGGTAAAACCCAAACGCCATACAAGCTGGCGACCTCTGCAATGGATCCGTTCTCCGGCACCCTCGGCGACTATAATTCTATCATGGGTAACACTGGTGGCGACAATCGTGCGGAATTCGATTGGCGCATGAATCACTCAGTCTGGTACGAATCTCCGATCTGGAATGGTTTCCAGATGAGTGCGCTGTTCTCGCCGGGGCAGAACTACGCGAAAGACAATAGCGATTTTTCCTACGGTGATTATAGCCAGTGTAATGGTGCTTCAACGCGAGGCAGTGGAAGCAACTTTCCAACGATCGCTTTGGGAGACAGGGGTTGTAACGACGGTTCGTTTGGAAACGCTTATAGTGCGGCTCTGAAGTACAAGAATGGTGGGTTTACCGCGATCGCGGCCTATGAGCTCCACGAGAATACGAATCGGCAAGGCGACGATAATACAGGTGTCGCAAATGCAGGCGCCCCGCCGATTGTCTTGCCGGATGGCTCTATCGTTTCTACAGGCATTCACAATGAATGGGCTGCAAAGGTCGGTGGCGGTTATCGCTTTAATACCGGGCCCGGCGACCTTCAGTTGAACGCCGTATATGAATGGATTCGTCGCGATGTCACGCCTGCTCAACAGCCCTTTAACGAGCGGTCGAAGGACGACGTTTTCGTAAGTGCAACACAGTACTTTGGAAAATGGGCAATCAGCGGTTCGTACACGCACGCCTTTAAGACACCTGGAAATCCTGCGCTGCTGAGCGTGAACGTTGCAGGTCTCGCGGATACGCCCTCGGTCCAGGCAAATCTCTATAGCGATGCCGCCAATCAATATGCAATCGGCGCCCGCTACCGATTTAACAATTGGGCAAGCTGGTATGTTGTCGCCAGTGAGCTGACGCAAGGGAAGGGTGGCCATTATTGCTTGGGACCAAGCGGCCACGCTTATGCGCTTTGCGGTCGTGACGCGAACAATAACGTTATTGGAGGGGCAACGCTAAAGGCTGCCACGACAGGCCTAACGTTCGACTTCTAA
- a CDS encoding NAD(P)H-dependent oxidoreductase subunit E, which produces MDLKFSNAEPSADERDAVDRLLGVGDGGWRGGERDERDHRRAHTGHAARAQRHYVMEALHAVNDRVGWISPGALNYIGRRLNMAPADVYSVATFYALFSTNPRPKRIVHVCTDIACMARGSKEVCADLEKRLGPAGAVNGWKHSPCLGVCERAPAAMAVEAGDPPHEHLIGPATVEEIALALNDGPAVLAAEAPPVMAVPQAGQDGLMLLKRVGQVDPESIDDYLAADGYAGLRRAFEMEPGKVISEVKDSRLMGRGGAAFPAGIKWESTAKQPATPRYLVCNADESEPGTFKDRAILEGDPFALIESMTIAGYAIGAERGYIYLRGEYPRAHRMLHNAIEKARERGFLGENILGKGWSFELEIRRGAGAYICGEETAIFNSIEGYRGEPRSKPPFPFEAGLFNKPTVVNNVETLCNVPLIMRMGGAEYAKIGTEGSTGPKLFCVSGNLVRPGVYEVPFGATLGDIIKLAGGVPQGRKLQAVLLGGAAGVFVRADELHIPLTFEGARANNATLGSGVVLAFDDTVDLPSILLRVARFFRDESCGQCVPCRVGTVRQEEALLRITHNRQDAAAKGRDVGLLRDVGLVMKDASICGLGQAAWNAIESAIDRLGVLEKSI; this is translated from the coding sequence GTGGATCTGAAGTTCTCGAATGCCGAGCCGTCCGCAGACGAACGGGACGCAGTTGATCGGCTGCTTGGGGTTGGCGATGGTGGTTGGCGCGGAGGCGAACGCGACGAGCGGGACCACCGTCGTGCGCACACCGGACACGCGGCGCGGGCCCAGCGGCATTACGTCATGGAGGCGCTGCACGCGGTGAACGATCGCGTCGGCTGGATCAGCCCCGGCGCGCTGAACTACATCGGAAGGCGGCTCAATATGGCGCCAGCCGATGTCTACAGTGTTGCGACGTTCTATGCGCTGTTCTCCACCAATCCGCGCCCGAAGCGCATCGTGCATGTCTGCACCGACATTGCCTGTATGGCGCGCGGGTCCAAGGAGGTTTGTGCCGACCTCGAGAAACGGCTCGGTCCGGCCGGTGCCGTGAACGGCTGGAAGCACAGTCCATGTCTGGGCGTGTGTGAGCGTGCGCCTGCCGCAATGGCGGTTGAGGCGGGCGATCCGCCTCATGAGCATCTGATCGGGCCCGCTACTGTCGAGGAAATTGCTCTCGCGCTGAATGATGGTCCCGCGGTACTCGCGGCCGAGGCGCCGCCGGTCATGGCAGTGCCGCAAGCCGGTCAAGATGGTCTGATGTTGCTCAAGCGCGTCGGCCAGGTCGATCCGGAAAGCATCGACGACTATCTCGCGGCCGACGGCTACGCCGGATTGCGGCGGGCGTTCGAAATGGAGCCGGGGAAGGTCATCAGCGAGGTCAAGGACTCCCGGCTGATGGGGCGCGGCGGCGCGGCCTTCCCGGCTGGTATCAAGTGGGAGAGCACCGCCAAGCAGCCTGCCACGCCTCGTTATCTCGTTTGCAACGCCGACGAGAGCGAACCCGGCACGTTCAAGGATCGAGCCATTCTCGAGGGCGACCCGTTTGCGCTGATCGAGTCGATGACCATCGCCGGTTACGCCATCGGCGCCGAGCGGGGCTATATCTATCTGCGCGGCGAGTACCCGCGCGCTCACCGGATGCTGCACAACGCCATCGAAAAGGCACGCGAACGCGGGTTCCTTGGTGAGAACATCCTGGGCAAGGGCTGGAGCTTCGAGCTTGAAATCCGGCGCGGCGCTGGCGCCTACATCTGTGGCGAGGAGACCGCGATCTTCAATTCGATCGAGGGCTATCGCGGCGAACCGCGTTCCAAGCCGCCTTTCCCCTTCGAGGCTGGACTCTTCAACAAGCCGACGGTGGTCAACAACGTCGAGACCCTGTGTAACGTGCCGCTGATCATGCGGATGGGCGGCGCGGAGTACGCCAAGATCGGGACCGAGGGCTCGACCGGGCCCAAGCTGTTCTGTGTTTCGGGCAACCTCGTGCGCCCCGGCGTCTACGAGGTGCCATTCGGCGCGACCTTGGGCGATATTATCAAGCTGGCCGGTGGAGTGCCGCAGGGCCGGAAGCTGCAGGCTGTGCTGCTCGGCGGCGCGGCAGGCGTGTTCGTGCGCGCTGACGAACTCCACATCCCGCTGACATTTGAGGGCGCGCGCGCCAACAATGCCACCTTGGGCTCGGGTGTGGTGCTGGCGTTCGACGACACTGTCGATCTGCCTAGCATTCTGTTGCGTGTCGCGCGTTTCTTCCGCGATGAATCCTGCGGCCAGTGCGTACCCTGCCGGGTGGGCACCGTGCGTCAGGAAGAGGCGTTGCTACGCATTACGCACAACCGCCAGGATGCTGCGGCCAAGGGGCGCGATGTCGGTCTGCTGCGCGATGTCGGCCTCGTGATGAAAGATGCCTCGATATGTGGCCTTGGTCAGGCCGCCTGGAATGCTATCGAGTCGGCCATCGATCGTCTCGGCGTACTGGAGAAGAGCATATGA
- a CDS encoding AraC family transcriptional regulator, whose protein sequence is MQRLHIDMVDHVRRPIIAFGRDYPADHIIEPHKHRRGQLISGASGVVVLTTPEGTWVMPPQRGMWIPPATIHNVRTVGAVSMQSLYVEPGAVPGMPEHCEVVVISPFMRSLMTEALGLPVEYDIHGRGGALMELMQHEMQRLPVLPLSLQYPANGPLAEQCRRYVQQPDVHETIDDWASTLGMSRRAFTRFFRRETGQSFVEWRQQALLISALPRLAAGESVTGVAMDLGYENPAAFSIMFKRAFGSSPLSYLGLRTSHDA, encoded by the coding sequence ATGCAGCGATTGCATATCGATATGGTCGACCATGTCAGAAGGCCGATCATTGCATTTGGTCGCGACTACCCCGCCGACCACATCATCGAGCCTCACAAGCATCGCCGCGGCCAACTAATTTCCGGCGCATCCGGCGTGGTTGTCCTGACAACGCCTGAAGGCACATGGGTTATGCCCCCACAACGTGGAATGTGGATTCCGCCCGCTACGATCCATAATGTGCGCACGGTTGGCGCAGTCAGTATGCAGAGCTTGTATGTCGAACCGGGTGCGGTGCCCGGTATGCCGGAGCACTGCGAAGTGGTCGTTATCTCGCCGTTCATGCGAAGCCTCATGACCGAGGCATTGGGTCTCCCAGTTGAATACGACATCCATGGCCGGGGCGGCGCATTGATGGAGCTCATGCAGCACGAGATGCAACGGCTACCGGTACTGCCGCTATCTTTGCAGTACCCGGCCAATGGTCCGCTTGCAGAACAATGCCGCCGGTACGTCCAGCAGCCAGACGTTCATGAAACAATAGATGATTGGGCGAGTACCTTGGGAATGAGCCGCCGTGCGTTCACTCGTTTTTTTCGGCGGGAAACCGGTCAGAGTTTCGTCGAATGGCGACAACAAGCTCTCCTCATCAGCGCATTGCCTCGATTAGCCGCAGGAGAATCCGTCACGGGCGTTGCAATGGACCTCGGCTACGAGAACCCTGCTGCTTTCAGCATCATGTTCAAGCGCGCGTTCGGTAGCTCGCCTCTTTCATATCTTGGCTTGAGGACAAGTCACGACGCCTGA
- the selB gene encoding selenocysteine-specific translation elongation factor, with product MTTHVVATAGHVDHGKSTLVRALTGMEPDRWEEERRRGLTIDLGFAWTTLPSGREVAFVDVPGHGRFIRNALAGLATVPVVCFVVAADEGWSAQSSDHRDAIAALGIRYGLIVVTKADRAPDLVAATIERARSELAHTGLHDAPAVAVSAMQNTGLDQLKETLDDVLAKAPAPDADGRLRMWIDRSFSVSGAGTVVTGTLVAGTLTKDDGLVVVGQGREPREVAIRALESRDASADAIRPMNRAAVNLRGVAAGDVSRGQALIAPCAWFMSTAMDVRRIGGVALNEVPAQLTVHIGTAAVPARLRSFDAEHARVTVDWPLPLIVGDRLLLRDPASRIVLGGVGVLDPDPPQLVRRGDGTRRGAALAIMPPEGDVLAKVASRGAVEVSYLRHINLLDNDAIPPPEVRELNGWWVHLPSYDEWRQRLRALVEKDDQRDQLTPGVSQGAVREALGTSAAHFIDQLIADAGLEQHNGYVRLPRARADLGRAEAGVAKLEARLLADPFLAPLAGDLVALGLGVRELAAAERARRVFRLQGGVVLLPSAPDLAIQALAQLPQPFTTSQARQALGTSRRVAIPLLEYLDGRGRTRRIDDEHREVVR from the coding sequence ATGACAACACACGTCGTCGCAACGGCCGGTCACGTCGACCACGGCAAGAGCACCTTGGTCCGTGCGCTGACCGGGATGGAGCCGGACCGCTGGGAGGAAGAACGCCGGCGCGGGCTCACCATCGATCTCGGGTTCGCCTGGACCACTTTGCCCTCCGGCCGAGAGGTCGCCTTCGTGGACGTGCCCGGTCACGGGCGATTCATCCGCAACGCTCTCGCTGGCCTGGCGACCGTGCCGGTGGTGTGTTTCGTGGTGGCTGCTGACGAGGGATGGTCGGCACAGTCGAGCGACCATCGCGATGCTATCGCAGCACTCGGCATTCGCTACGGGCTGATCGTGGTGACCAAAGCAGATCGCGCGCCAGATCTCGTGGCGGCAACTATCGAGCGTGCCCGCAGCGAGCTTGCGCACACCGGCTTACATGACGCGCCGGCGGTTGCCGTGTCGGCCATGCAGAACACAGGATTAGACCAACTGAAGGAGACTCTCGACGACGTCCTGGCGAAAGCGCCCGCGCCCGACGCCGACGGCCGGCTCCGGATGTGGATCGACCGTTCGTTCAGCGTCTCAGGTGCAGGCACGGTTGTAACCGGCACCCTCGTTGCCGGTACGCTGACCAAGGATGACGGGCTTGTGGTGGTTGGCCAAGGACGGGAGCCGCGTGAGGTCGCCATCCGCGCTTTGGAATCACGGGACGCGTCTGCCGATGCCATCCGCCCCATGAACCGGGCTGCCGTCAACTTGCGCGGTGTGGCCGCGGGTGATGTCAGTCGCGGCCAGGCACTGATCGCGCCGTGCGCTTGGTTCATGTCTACAGCGATGGATGTGCGCCGCATCGGGGGCGTCGCGCTCAACGAAGTGCCCGCACAACTCACCGTGCATATCGGAACGGCAGCCGTGCCGGCGCGGCTGCGCAGCTTCGATGCCGAGCATGCCCGGGTCACTGTTGACTGGCCGCTGCCGCTGATTGTGGGCGATCGGCTGCTGCTGCGCGATCCGGCAAGTCGCATCGTGCTTGGAGGCGTCGGTGTGCTGGACCCGGATCCGCCGCAACTGGTGCGCCGCGGGGATGGTACGCGGCGCGGGGCGGCGCTAGCCATCATGCCACCAGAGGGTGACGTGCTAGCCAAGGTGGCCAGCCGGGGCGCCGTGGAAGTGAGCTATCTGCGCCACATCAATCTATTGGACAACGATGCCATACCACCACCCGAAGTCCGTGAGCTAAACGGCTGGTGGGTGCACCTTCCCTCCTATGACGAGTGGCGACAGCGGCTGCGAGCCTTGGTGGAGAAGGACGACCAGCGGGACCAACTCACGCCCGGCGTCTCCCAAGGAGCTGTACGCGAGGCCCTTGGTACATCGGCAGCGCATTTCATCGATCAACTCATCGCGGATGCCGGACTTGAGCAGCACAATGGCTACGTTCGCCTGCCGCGGGCTCGTGCCGATCTTGGCCGCGCCGAGGCCGGGGTCGCCAAGTTGGAGGCACGGCTGCTCGCCGATCCTTTTCTCGCACCATTGGCGGGTGATCTGGTTGCCCTCGGCTTGGGAGTCCGCGAATTGGCCGCAGCCGAGCGCGCCCGGCGGGTGTTCCGCCTTCAAGGAGGCGTGGTGCTGCTGCCGTCCGCGCCGGATCTCGCGATACAAGCGCTGGCGCAACTGCCGCAACCGTTCACCACCAGTCAGGCCCGACAGGCTTTGGGCACCAGCCGCCGTGTGGCAATCCCACTGCTGGAGTATCTGGACGGGCGCGGCAGAACGCGCCGGATCGACGACGAGCATCGCGAGGTGGTGCGGTGA
- the panD gene encoding aspartate 1-decarboxylase: MQVTLMKGKIHRAQVTEADLHYEGSISIDRNLIEAAGFLVNERVDIYNIDTGARFSTYVIEAPAGSGVIGLNGAAARLALAGDKVIIVAYANFDSDEARTFKPSVVLVDEKNRRV; encoded by the coding sequence ATGCAAGTAACTTTGATGAAAGGCAAGATTCACCGTGCGCAGGTTACCGAGGCGGACTTGCATTATGAGGGATCGATTTCGATTGACCGCAATCTAATCGAGGCTGCTGGATTCCTCGTCAATGAGAGAGTTGATATTTACAATATCGATACTGGCGCCAGATTTTCCACTTATGTAATTGAGGCTCCTGCCGGTTCGGGAGTCATCGGTCTTAATGGAGCTGCTGCGCGTTTGGCGTTGGCTGGAGACAAGGTCATTATCGTTGCCTACGCCAATTTCGATAGTGATGAAGCTCGCACATTTAAGCCTTCAGTTGTCCTCGTTGACGAAAAGAATCGACGAGTCTAA
- a CDS encoding MFS transporter, producing the protein MSDQAIALNVRENKTNFSVLWAASFCHLLNDMLQALLPAVYPILQGGFNLTFAQVGFLTFCYQLAASIFQPFIGHYTDRRPMPYSLPAGMAVSMAGLLTLAFAPNYGTLLIGGTLLGLGSSIFHPESSRIARLASGGSHGLAQSLFQVGGNFGSALGPLAAAFIVLPRGQSGLAWFALAALAGLIILTGLGHWYQSNGHATRPPAKTADRHPTLSPGKVSTAMAVLIALLFSKYIYLASFTSYYTFYLMERFEVSTKTAQILQFVFFAAVAAGTIAGGPIGDKLGRKLVIWVSILGVLPFSLVLPHVGIEGTVVLSVVVGFVLASAFPAIVVYGQELMPGRVGMVSGLFFGFIFGIGGIGAALLGMLADWKGITFVFLMCSFLPAIGILTAFLPDLRRAK; encoded by the coding sequence GTGTCCGATCAAGCTATCGCCCTCAACGTCCGAGAGAACAAAACCAACTTTTCGGTATTGTGGGCAGCGAGTTTTTGCCACTTGCTGAATGATATGCTGCAAGCGCTTTTGCCTGCCGTGTATCCAATCCTTCAGGGCGGATTTAACCTGACCTTTGCCCAGGTCGGCTTTCTGACCTTCTGCTATCAGCTGGCAGCATCGATCTTCCAACCGTTCATCGGGCACTACACGGACCGACGGCCAATGCCATATTCGCTGCCTGCCGGAATGGCGGTGTCGATGGCAGGTTTGCTCACTCTCGCGTTTGCGCCAAACTACGGGACTCTATTGATCGGCGGCACGCTGCTGGGATTGGGTTCGTCAATCTTCCATCCTGAGTCGTCACGCATTGCACGCCTCGCCTCAGGAGGTTCGCACGGACTGGCGCAGTCGCTGTTTCAGGTTGGAGGTAACTTTGGCTCAGCACTGGGGCCCTTGGCGGCGGCCTTCATTGTTTTGCCTCGAGGTCAAAGCGGCCTGGCTTGGTTTGCGCTGGCGGCACTTGCCGGTCTGATTATTCTGACTGGGCTTGGTCATTGGTATCAGAGCAATGGCCACGCAACTCGCCCGCCAGCTAAAACAGCCGATCGGCATCCGACACTGTCGCCCGGGAAAGTGTCGACGGCGATGGCTGTTCTCATCGCGCTGCTGTTCTCGAAATACATCTACCTAGCGAGCTTCACGAGCTATTACACATTTTATCTGATGGAGAGATTTGAGGTTTCGACGAAGACCGCGCAAATTCTTCAGTTCGTGTTTTTCGCTGCCGTTGCTGCTGGGACGATCGCAGGTGGTCCTATAGGCGACAAGCTAGGCAGAAAACTTGTGATCTGGGTTTCGATCTTAGGCGTGTTGCCATTCTCTCTGGTGCTGCCGCATGTCGGTATAGAGGGCACCGTCGTATTGAGCGTGGTGGTCGGATTTGTACTTGCATCCGCTTTTCCTGCGATCGTTGTCTATGGACAGGAGCTAATGCCTGGTCGGGTCGGGATGGTGTCGGGGTTGTTCTTCGGGTTCATCTTTGGCATCGGCGGTATAGGTGCGGCACTGCTCGGAATGCTGGCGGACTGGAAGGGCATCACGTTCGTGTTCTTGATGTGCTCATTCCTGCCGGCGATTGGCATTCTCACCGCTTTTCTCCCGGACCTGCGCAGAGCGAAATAA
- a CDS encoding 2Fe-2S iron-sulfur cluster-binding protein, translating into MNAPIQQITITIDGKEVSVPEGSTILTACNAAGKDTPTLCYGDTLTPKNACRVCMVELKGSRVLVPSCSRKVQAGMEVFTDTDRVRHSRRLVLELLDSSVDLSTTPHIPEWKERYNVDSDRYGPRAGKSLTRDVHEPGEHHAGNGSLAATMAQPDKVDNDLYVREYDKCILCYKCVDACGPQWQNSFAIQIAGRGFDAQISTEFAVELPESACVFCGNCVEVCPTGALSFKSEYDMRAAGTWDESKQTQTTTVCTYCGVGCNLELHVQDNKIVKVNSPHDHSVSHGNLCIKGRFGWAHVQSREEDGNG; encoded by the coding sequence ATGAACGCACCCATCCAGCAAATCACGATCACCATCGACGGCAAGGAAGTCAGCGTCCCGGAAGGTAGCACCATCCTGACGGCCTGTAACGCGGCGGGGAAGGACACGCCGACACTTTGCTACGGCGATACGCTCACGCCCAAGAACGCCTGCCGTGTTTGCATGGTCGAGCTCAAGGGTTCGCGTGTGCTTGTGCCTTCTTGCTCCCGCAAGGTTCAGGCGGGTATGGAGGTTTTCACCGACACCGACCGGGTACGGCACAGCCGCCGCCTCGTGCTGGAGCTGCTCGATTCCTCGGTCGACCTGTCCACCACGCCGCATATTCCCGAGTGGAAGGAACGCTACAACGTCGACTCGGATCGTTACGGTCCAAGGGCTGGCAAGAGCCTCACGCGCGATGTCCATGAGCCGGGTGAGCATCACGCCGGGAACGGTAGCCTCGCGGCCACGATGGCCCAGCCGGACAAGGTCGATAACGACCTCTACGTGCGCGAGTATGACAAGTGCATTCTCTGCTACAAGTGCGTGGATGCTTGCGGACCCCAGTGGCAGAACAGCTTCGCGATCCAGATCGCGGGACGCGGGTTCGATGCCCAGATCTCCACGGAATTCGCCGTGGAGTTGCCTGAATCCGCGTGCGTCTTCTGCGGCAACTGCGTTGAGGTCTGCCCGACGGGGGCGCTGTCGTTCAAATCCGAATACGACATGCGGGCCGCTGGCACCTGGGACGAGTCGAAGCAAACCCAGACCACCACGGTGTGCACGTATTGCGGCGTCGGCTGTAACCTGGAGCTGCACGTCCAGGACAACAAGATCGTCAAGGTGAATTCGCCCCACGACCACTCTGTCAGTCACGGCAACCTGTGCATCAAGGGCAGGTTCGGTTGGGCGCACGTCCAGAGCCGCGAAGAAGACGGCAACGGCTAG